CAAATACGAAGTAGAAACCAATTCAACAGCGAGACTGGAAGAATGGGACAAACGCTATGCAAAAGCGATTTTGGACCTTAGCAAAAAGATCGAAAAAATGACTAAAAGTCTCAAATGAGGAGTTAGGATTGAGGAGAGGGAGGCAAGGGTTAACCAAAAAAAGGGCTTAGATTGATTTCTAAGCCCTTTTTTTATGGTAGCCAATTAATTCACAGCCACAGCGGCATTGAGATTTCCATAGCCATATTGAGCGTTTTTAGAAGGGTAAAGATCGGCGGTATTCCGCATTTTGTTCAATACCTGATCTCTGGTCCAGTTTGGATACTTTGCCCAAACTAATGCCGCTATTCCCGATGCAGTCGCAGTGGCTACTGAGGAACCGCCCACGGTAGATGGAGTATTGCTATACAAAGCCGTGGTCAGGGGTTTGCTGTTAGTGGAAGCGCGCTCCATGATCACTGTGAACTCTACCTGCGCCCCGGAATGACAAGTATCGCATCGCTGGTACCCATTCCCTTCTTTGACTCCCGTGACAGCTACCGTCTCAGGCATGGTGGCAGGAAAAATCACACCTACCCAGTTGGTAAAGCTGGTAGATGTGCCTGCTGCCGCAAATATCAATTTGCCCCGATTATGTGCATAACGAACGGCATCGGCTACTTTGGCACTGGAAAAAAGATCTCCAATGGACATGCTGATGATTTTTACGTCCGATCTTTTGCCTAAAAGCACCAAAGCTTCGGCCACCCCATCTTTTTCATTTCCAGAATTGAAAATAACGTCGCTGGTTCCACGTACAGAAATCAAATTAGAGTTATAGGCTACTCCCACGGCATTCCCCACTGTATTTCGTGGTGCAGCCACCACTCCGGCCATAGCTGTCCCGTGGCCACACTGATCGTGAGGGCCGTCGTATTTTTTCCACCACCATAACCCCGTTTGATAGGTACCAAATCGCTGCACTGACCTGCCACTGGAGGCACCCGAATTGAATGATCCATTCAGCATAGCCTGGTCTGGCGACAAGCCAGTATCTATGACACCTACCGTAATGCCGGCACCTGAACTTTGATTCCAAGCTTGGGAAATGCCCATTTGATCATAATTCCAGGATGACTTCGCTCCGGGAGCAATGATGGAATAATCACTACTGGGGATGGACTGAGGTTCGTTTTCGCAGCCTGAGTCACTGGTAATTCTGGCATAAGGATTATCCATGGCCAGACTATAGTCAAACTCATACCCCCTAGGCTCAAAGTACCTCACCTCTCCCAGTGCGCGAAGTTGCTGCAGTACTTCCAAAGTGGACACCTTTACCTCTAAAAACGGTAAATCTGCATGGACTAGTGATTCATCCACCATTCTGGAATTGGCATTTTGCTGCGGCTTTTGAATACGCCTAACCAACCCGATGATTTTGCTAGCGGCTTGCTGCATTTGAGGCTGACCCACTGATTCCAGACCTATCCGTGCATTGGTAAGTTCCTTATCAGCAGACTGATAGCCTATGGTAAGTACTGAGTCACTTTGCAGTAAAGCACTCAGGATCAATTCATCGGACTGATCGGCCCAGATAAAATCACCTGACTCCTTCAAGGATTTGAGGATAAGCTGATCGATTTCATGGGATGAAACTAGCTGAACTTCTTCTTGAGAATACTCCGATTGGGAGACCTGTGGCTGCTCTTCAGTTTGGCAAGAGACTACAATTAGGGCTAAAACAATCAGCCCAAAAATCTGATTTCTGATTAAATACTTCATAAAAATTGTCTGTTAAAAATTGATATTCAATAAGTTAAAAAATATATCTATAAAAACCATGAACTACAAAACCCTCAAGAATCCAATCTAGCTAGCTGCTCTTGCAGGTAAATCTTCATTTCTTCTCCTTCCTCCACTTTGACCTCTCCAGGCAGGCCTAGGATAAACCTGGCTAAGCCTGGCAGATTTGGGATTTCTCCGTCGAAAAAATACTGGTTTCTATTTTTAACCCCCATAAAGGGTCTGGCATTCGGATGCTCTTCCATCATCAGCTGATAGGCTTTTTTGCTCAATTTCAGTTTCACTCTAAACTTATTTTTTCCGGTAAATCCAAACAACTGCCTTCCTGGCAATTCGTGCTTAGATTCCGACTTCCACTTTTGCTGGCTGAGCACCACCTCTCCAATACGTTCTATTTTGAAAACCTTCATGCTTTTGCTCGCAGGCTCAAAAGCGTGAATGGTCTCATAGTTGGATGAAAAAGCTACGGGTTCCACCAATCGATCACTCGTGGTATCGCTGCTCAATGAGTAATAATCTTTCAGCCAAACTTGCACTTTCCCCTGAATTCCCCTGCCGATTTCATCCACCAGGCGTCCCAAGTTCGCTTTAAATAGTTGCTCCGTGCCCTGCTTCACTTCCGAACGTACATCTAGCTTTTTGATAATGGAATCGTGCAGCAGGTTCCCCTTCCCTTGACTTTCGATCAGGGTCCTGAGCCATTGGCTCTCCTCCTGAGAAAATGTCCCAAAGCTCTGCGCATGAACCATTTCTGGCCTTTGCTGAATCTTGTACTTACTGAATTCCTTTACCACTTCAAAACCCAAGGCTTCCAACAATCTGAAGTAGCGATAAATAGTCCTTTCGTCCGTTTCTAAAAGTTCGGCCAGTCTATGCACCGGCTTGCCAATATTGCCCTGTAATAAATTGATCAATTTGAAAACTCGAAGTATTTTTTGCTGTTCTACTTTGCCTGCCTGCGCCATTGGATTTTTAATTTGTGGAAGATAAAAATAGGTAAAACTGCTCAATCATTTCATTAATTGACGCTAATTGTCATAATCAATAATAAGGAACAAATCCAGCTGGGTCAAAACAGCTAAAAACCAATAGGATATAGGAATGATGCCAGTAACCAATAGCTCTCTGCTCAAG
This genomic window from Algoriphagus sp. TR-M9 contains:
- a CDS encoding helix-turn-helix transcriptional regulator, whose product is MAQAGKVEQQKILRVFKLINLLQGNIGKPVHRLAELLETDERTIYRYFRLLEALGFEVVKEFSKYKIQQRPEMVHAQSFGTFSQEESQWLRTLIESQGKGNLLHDSIIKKLDVRSEVKQGTEQLFKANLGRLVDEIGRGIQGKVQVWLKDYYSLSSDTTSDRLVEPVAFSSNYETIHAFEPASKSMKVFKIERIGEVVLSQQKWKSESKHELPGRQLFGFTGKNKFRVKLKLSKKAYQLMMEEHPNARPFMGVKNRNQYFFDGEIPNLPGLARFILGLPGEVKVEEGEEMKIYLQEQLARLDS
- a CDS encoding S8 family peptidase, with product MKYLIRNQIFGLIVLALIVVSCQTEEQPQVSQSEYSQEEVQLVSSHEIDQLILKSLKESGDFIWADQSDELILSALLQSDSVLTIGYQSADKELTNARIGLESVGQPQMQQAASKIIGLVRRIQKPQQNANSRMVDESLVHADLPFLEVKVSTLEVLQQLRALGEVRYFEPRGYEFDYSLAMDNPYARITSDSGCENEPQSIPSSDYSIIAPGAKSSWNYDQMGISQAWNQSSGAGITVGVIDTGLSPDQAMLNGSFNSGASSGRSVQRFGTYQTGLWWWKKYDGPHDQCGHGTAMAGVVAAPRNTVGNAVGVAYNSNLISVRGTSDVIFNSGNEKDGVAEALVLLGKRSDVKIISMSIGDLFSSAKVADAVRYAHNRGKLIFAAAGTSTSFTNWVGVIFPATMPETVAVTGVKEGNGYQRCDTCHSGAQVEFTVIMERASTNSKPLTTALYSNTPSTVGGSSVATATASGIAALVWAKYPNWTRDQVLNKMRNTADLYPSKNAQYGYGNLNAAVAVN